In Malaclemys terrapin pileata isolate rMalTer1 chromosome 10, rMalTer1.hap1, whole genome shotgun sequence, the following are encoded in one genomic region:
- the SOX8 gene encoding transcription factor SOX-8: protein MLTMTEEHDKVLDPPCSPSGTASSMSHVDSDSDAPLSPAGSEGLGCAPPAPAPRPPAGPKGEPAEVDERFPACIRDAVSQVLKGYDWSLVPMPVRGNGSLKAKPHVKRPMNAFMVWAQAARRKLADQYPHLHNAELSKTLGKLWRLLSENEKRPFVEEAERLRVQHKKDHPDYKYQPRRRKSVKAGQSDSDSGAELSHHAGSQIYKADTGLGGVGDSHHHSDHTGQTHGPPTPPTTPKTDLHHGSKQELKHEGRRLVESGRQNIDFSNVDISELSSEVINMETFDVRELDQYLPLNGHSAMPADHGQNSSAGSYGPSYSHSANGTSGAAQVWTHKSPASVSPTLNETSQQRPHIKTEQLSPSHYSDQSHGSPTHSDYGSYSAQACATTASTATAAASFSSSQCDYTDLQSSNYYNPYSGYPSSIYQYPYFHSSRRPYATPILNGLSIPPAHSPTANWDQPVYTTLTRP, encoded by the exons ATGCTCACCATGACCGAGGAGCACGACAAAGTCCTGGATCCGCCCTGCAGCCCGTCGGGCACTGCCAGCTCCATGTCCCACGTGGACTCGGACTCCGACGCGCCCCTGTCCCCCGCCGGCTCGGAGGGGCTGGGATGcgccccgccggcccccgcccCGCGCCCACCTGCCGGCCCCAAGGGGGAACCGGCCGAGGTGGACGAGCGCTTCCCCGCCTGTATCCGGGACGCCGTGTCGCAGGTGCTGAAGGGGTACGACTGGAGCCTGGTGCCCATGCCCGTGCGGGGCAACGGATCGCTCAAGGCCAAGCCCCACGTCAAGCGGCCCATGAATGCCTTCATGGTGTGGGCGCAGGCCGCCCGCCGGAAGCTGGCTGACCAGTACCCACATCTGCACAACGCTGAGCTCAGCAAGACCCTGGGCAAGCTCTGGCG tttgTTAAGTGAAAATGAGAAACGTCCCTTTGTGGAAGAAGCTGAGAGGCTCAGGGTTCAGCACAAGAAGGATCATCCGGATTATAAATACCAGCCCCGGAGGAGGAAAAGTGTAAAAGCTGGCCAGAGCGATTCTGATTCAGGAGCCGAGCTCAGTCATCATGCAGGGAGCCAGATCTACAAAGCAGACACCGGGCTAGGAGGTGTGGGAGATTCTCACCATCACAGTGATCACACAG GGCAAACTCATGGACCACCCACCCCTCCTACCACCCCTAAAACGGATCTTCATCATGGGAGCAAGCAAGAGCTGAAACACGAGGGGCGCCGCCTGGTGGAGAGCGGCCGTCAGAACATAGACTTCAGCAATGTGGACATCTCTGAACTCAGCAGCGAGGTCATTAACATGGAGACCTTTGACGTGCGTGAGCTTGACCAGTATTTGCCACTGAATGGCCATTCGGCCATGCCGGCTGACCACGGGCAGAACTCCTCAGCAGGGTCTTACGGCCCTTCCTATTCCCATTCAGCCAACGGCACCAGTGGAGCAGCCCAAGTTTGGACTCACAAAAGCCCAGCCTCGGTGTCCCCTACTTTAAATGAAACCAGCCAGCAGAGACCACACATCAAAACGGAGCAACTCAGCCCAAGTCATTACAGTGACCAATCCCATGGGTCTCCAACTCACTCCGACTACGGTTCCTATAGTGCACAGGCTTGTGCCACCACGGCTTCAACCGCCACAGCGGCTGCCTCTTTCTCCAGCTCGCAGTGCGACTATACAGACCTCCAGAGTTCTAATTACTACAACCCTTACTCCGGGTATCCCTCCAGCATTTACCAGTATCCGTATTTCCATTCCTCACGGCGCCCCTACGCCACACCCATCCTGAACGGCTTGTCCATCCCTCCCGCTCACAGCCCCACTGCTAACTGGGACCAGCCTGTCTACACAACCCTGACGAGGCCTTAG